A section of the Haloferax sp. Atlit-12N genome encodes:
- a CDS encoding deoxyhypusine synthase, with product MTEDDTHDHVVPGSDEAIDSADVRGYDFDGAFDFDEFLDAYATTGFQATQLAEAIDIAEEMQDADATVYLTFTSNIISSGLREAVAYLVREGFVDVLITTSGSLTEDVIKTAKPFKMGSWDADEGELRERGINRLGNIYVPSDRYVWLEEYLYDFFEDFFAEEKVRTPTAFARELGETLDDEHSVLKQAADNDVPVYCPALTDAEVGNFLYYYRQGYDKDVGIEILDDYDSLIQNGLLADETGLIAVGGGVPKHHAIMTNLFRGGADYVVYISTGMEGDGSLSGAPPNEAVSWGKIKDHDTNYTQIEVEATLVFPLLVAGAFKN from the coding sequence ATGACCGAAGACGACACTCACGACCACGTCGTCCCCGGAAGCGACGAGGCCATCGATTCGGCCGACGTTCGGGGGTACGACTTCGACGGCGCGTTCGACTTCGACGAGTTCCTCGACGCGTACGCGACGACCGGCTTTCAGGCGACACAGCTCGCCGAAGCCATCGACATCGCCGAGGAGATGCAGGACGCGGACGCGACCGTCTATCTGACGTTCACCTCGAACATCATCTCGTCGGGCCTGCGCGAGGCCGTCGCCTACCTCGTCCGCGAGGGCTTCGTCGACGTGCTCATCACGACGTCCGGTTCGCTGACCGAGGACGTTATCAAGACCGCCAAGCCGTTCAAGATGGGCTCGTGGGACGCCGACGAGGGTGAACTCCGCGAGCGCGGCATCAACCGCCTCGGCAACATCTACGTCCCCTCCGACCGGTACGTCTGGCTCGAAGAGTACCTCTACGACTTCTTCGAGGACTTCTTCGCGGAGGAGAAGGTTCGAACGCCGACGGCCTTCGCCCGCGAACTGGGCGAGACGCTCGACGACGAACACTCGGTGTTGAAGCAGGCGGCCGACAACGACGTACCGGTCTACTGCCCGGCGCTCACCGACGCCGAGGTTGGTAACTTCCTCTACTACTACCGGCAGGGCTACGACAAGGACGTCGGCATCGAGATTCTCGACGACTACGACTCGCTCATCCAGAACGGCCTCCTCGCAGACGAGACCGGTCTCATCGCCGTCGGCGGGGGCGTCCCCAAGCACCACGCCATCATGACGAACCTCTTCCGCGGCGGCGCGGACTACGTCGTCTACATCTCGACGGGGATGGAGGGCGACGGCTCGCTGTCGGGCGCGCCCCCGAACGAAGCCGTGTCGTGGGGGAAAATCAAGGACCACGACACGAACTACACGCAAATCGAAGTCGAGGCGACGCTCGTCTTCCCGCTCCTCGTTGCGGGCGCGTTCAA
- a CDS encoding DoxX family membrane protein, whose product MALDAERLTRFKTPLRYVMGALYVLAGVMHFVVPDAYAQVVPPVFPAALALVYVSGVAEIALGVGVVFRRTQRIAAWGLIALLVAVFPANVYMATSDIVLEGVPAALREPSDAALWLRLPLQGVLVAWAWWYTRPESDGGVDSSPSR is encoded by the coding sequence ATGGCTCTCGATGCCGAACGACTCACCCGATTCAAGACGCCGCTCCGATACGTGATGGGCGCGCTCTACGTCCTCGCCGGTGTGATGCACTTCGTCGTACCCGACGCGTACGCACAGGTCGTCCCACCGGTCTTCCCGGCGGCGCTCGCGCTCGTCTACGTCTCGGGCGTCGCCGAAATCGCTCTCGGCGTCGGCGTCGTCTTCCGCCGCACCCAACGCATCGCCGCGTGGGGACTCATCGCGCTACTGGTCGCGGTCTTTCCCGCAAACGTCTACATGGCGACGAGCGATATCGTCCTCGAAGGCGTCCCGGCGGCGCTTCGAGAGCCCTCGGACGCCGCGCTGTGGCTTCGACTGCCGCTTCAGGGCGTGCTCGTCGCGTGGGCGTGGTGGTACACCCGCCCGGAGTCAGACGGCGGAGTCGACTCGTCTCCGAGCCGGTGA